From Tamandua tetradactyla isolate mTamTet1 chromosome 26, mTamTet1.pri, whole genome shotgun sequence, a single genomic window includes:
- the LOC143669848 gene encoding olfactory receptor 14C36-like, translating to MPNSTMVTKFLLTRFSDVWELRVLHAMLFLLMYLGTLMGNFLIVTVTILDDKLHTPMYFFLRNLSVLDMCFISVTIPKACIIFLFDTRVISMVGCAAQVFLVIFLAFVEILFLCIMAHDRYVAICQPLHYAMIMNHQVCVQMTLASVLCGIIYSGFHTGNTFRLSFCQSNVVHQFFCDIPTLLNLSCSDTLSNKISIFISAVVILAGSFAFITRSYIHIFSNVLKFPTRGEWGKAFSTCVPHIIVVTVFVTSIAVVCMKPISHSPTIQGMIMSVFYTIVPPFLNPIIYSLRNKKIKDAVRRIIRRKLCSGK from the coding sequence ATGCCCAACTCTACCATGGTGACTAAATTCTTGCTTACAAGATTTTCTGATGTGTGGGAGCTCAGAGTCTTGCATGCCATGCTATTCCTGCTAATGTACTTGGGAACACTGATGGGAAACTTTCTCATTGTCACAGTAACAATACTTGATGATAAACTTCATACtcccatgtatttctttcttagGAATCTGTCTGTCTTAGACATGTGCTTTATTTCTGTTACAATACCCAAAGCGTGTATCATCTTCCTGTTTGATACAAGGGTAATCTCCATGGTAGGATGTGCAGCTCAggttttccttgtgattttcttGGCTTTTGTTGAGATACTGTTTCTCTGCATCATGGCCCATgatcgctatgtggccatctgccagCCCCTACACTATGCTATGATTATGAACCATCAAGTCTGTGTCCAGATGACTCTGGCCTCAGTTCTCTGTGGCATCATCTACTCTGGATTCCACACTGGAAATACATTCCGACTGTCCTTCTGTCAGTCCAATGTGGTACATCAATTCTTCTGTGACATTCCCACACTCCTGAATCTCTCCTGCTCTGACACCTTGagcaataaaatttcaatttttatatctGCAGTGGTGATTCTTGCTGGCTCCTTTGCATTTATTACCAGGTCttatattcacatattttctaATGTGCTCAAGTTTCCAACCAGGGGAGAGTGGGGAAAGGCCTTTTCTACTTGTGTCCCCCACATAATTGTTGTAACTGTTTTTGTCACTTCAATTGCTGTTGTATGTATGAAGCCAATCTCACATTCACCCACTATTCAGGGCATGATCATGTCTGTGTTCTATACTATAGTCCCTCCTTTCTTGAATCCTATTATCTATAGTCTTAGAAACAAGAAGATTAAGGATGCTGTAAGGAGAATTATCAGGAGAAAGCTTTGTTCAGGAAAATAA